One Carboxydothermus pertinax genomic window carries:
- the rpsP gene encoding 30S ribosomal protein S16, translating into MAVKIRLKRMGAKKNPFYRVVVADARSPRDGRVIDEIGYYDPVKQPAVAVINEEKALDWLKKGAQLTETARALFRKAGVLQKFNQK; encoded by the coding sequence ATGGCAGTAAAAATTCGTTTAAAAAGAATGGGTGCAAAGAAAAATCCTTTCTATCGGGTAGTTGTTGCTGATGCTCGTTCTCCACGGGATGGCCGGGTTATCGATGAAATTGGTTATTATGATCCTGTAAAGCAACCGGCAGTGGCTGTTATTAATGAAGAAAAAGCCCTGGACTGGCTTAAAAAAGGAGCTCAGCTTACTGAAACAGCCCGAGCCCTTTTTAGAAAAGCTGGTGTTTTGCAGAAGTTTAACCAAAAATAG
- a CDS encoding NADH-quinone oxidoreductase subunit D, with translation MLKTQEIAINVGPQHPSTHGVFRIILKLDGETIVDAEPVVGYLHRGIEKLAEDRTYTQVIPYTDRMDYLGAMSYNLGYVQTVEKLMGIEVPERAEFIRVIATELSRIASHHVFLASMSLDMGSYTGWMYPFRDRELVLELLEMLSGSRMTFSFMRIGGVADDLPEGFIEKAKEYLPKILEGADEEEGLLAGNEIFIARTKGLAPVSVEKALAWGWGGANLRASGFKFDLRKNRPYSVYDRFDFDIPTGSKGDCWDRFYLRLAEIRQSVKIIEQALEMIPEGPIMAKVPKVIKPPVGEAYHEVEAPKGILGYYIVSDGSTKPYRMHVRRPSYINIGMLRDLLIGTKLADFITIFASIDVVLGDVDC, from the coding sequence ATGTTAAAAACCCAGGAAATAGCGATAAACGTTGGCCCGCAGCACCCCAGTACCCACGGTGTGTTTCGGATTATCTTAAAGTTAGACGGGGAAACAATTGTCGATGCTGAACCGGTGGTTGGTTATTTACATCGGGGCATTGAGAAATTAGCTGAAGATCGTACTTACACCCAGGTAATTCCGTATACTGATCGCATGGATTACCTTGGCGCTATGTCTTACAATTTGGGCTATGTGCAAACTGTAGAAAAGTTGATGGGGATTGAAGTACCCGAAAGAGCTGAATTTATTCGAGTCATTGCCACAGAACTTTCCCGGATTGCCAGCCACCACGTCTTTTTAGCCAGTATGTCTTTGGATATGGGAAGTTATACAGGCTGGATGTATCCATTTCGGGACCGGGAGTTAGTATTAGAACTTTTAGAAATGCTTTCTGGCTCACGAATGACCTTTAGCTTTATGCGGATAGGTGGAGTGGCTGACGACCTACCCGAGGGATTTATTGAAAAGGCTAAAGAATATCTTCCCAAAATCCTAGAAGGGGCTGACGAGGAAGAAGGACTTTTAGCCGGAAACGAAATATTTATTGCCAGAACTAAAGGTCTTGCACCGGTATCTGTGGAGAAGGCTTTGGCCTGGGGATGGGGTGGTGCAAACTTAAGAGCTTCGGGTTTTAAATTTGATTTAAGGAAGAATCGTCCTTACAGTGTTTATGATCGCTTTGATTTTGATATACCAACTGGCTCAAAAGGTGATTGCTGGGATCGATTCTATTTAAGACTTGCTGAAATCAGGCAATCGGTTAAAATAATTGAACAGGCGCTGGAGATGATTCCTGAAGGACCAATAATGGCTAAAGTACCAAAAGTAATTAAACCACCGGTTGGTGAAGCCTACCATGAGGTGGAGGCACCTAAAGGAATCCTTGGTTACTATATTGTCAGCGACGGTTCAACCAAGCCGTACCGGATGCATGTAAGAAGGCCTTCTTATATTAATATAGGAATGTTACGGGATTTATTAATTGGAACTAAATTAGCTGACTTTATTACAATTTTTGCAAGCATTGACGTGGTTTTAGGTGATGTGGACTGTTAA
- a CDS encoding ribonuclease HII yields MKTFINNLPANLQIENNLFLKGHELVGGGDEAGRGPVAGPVVAAIVVIKPGIFIPGVDDSKLLSAQKRKLLFKEIINVAEDWSVAVVEPELIDRFNIYQATRFALKAALLHLNVKPSALILDALKIDGFSGEQIALAKADHLSFTVACASIIAKVVRDRIMEQYDKIYPGYDFKKNKGYLTAQHRRAIKKLGPTPIHRKSFEPIKSFYSQMQLFDEE; encoded by the coding sequence ATGAAAACTTTTATTAATAATTTGCCGGCAAATCTCCAAATTGAAAATAATTTGTTTTTAAAGGGCCATGAATTGGTTGGGGGCGGTGACGAAGCGGGGCGCGGCCCGGTGGCCGGTCCTGTTGTTGCGGCAATCGTTGTAATTAAGCCTGGAATTTTCATACCTGGAGTCGATGATTCAAAATTACTTTCCGCCCAAAAGCGTAAACTACTTTTTAAAGAGATAATTAATGTGGCAGAAGATTGGTCCGTGGCAGTTGTAGAACCAGAATTGATTGACCGCTTTAATATTTATCAGGCGACAAGATTTGCCCTTAAAGCTGCTCTTTTGCATTTAAATGTTAAACCTTCTGCCTTAATTTTAGATGCGTTAAAAATTGATGGATTTTCCGGTGAACAAATAGCACTGGCCAAGGCAGATCACCTTTCGTTTACTGTTGCTTGTGCTTCCATAATTGCAAAGGTTGTTCGCGATCGAATTATGGAGCAATACGACAAAATTTATCCAGGCTACGATTTTAAAAAAAATAAGGGTTACCTCACCGCCCAGCATCGACGGGCGATAAAGAAACTTGGGCCAACGCCCATACACCGTAAAAGCTTTGAACCTATAAAAAGTTTTTATAGTCAAATGCAGCTTTTTGACGAAGAATAA
- the trmD gene encoding tRNA (guanosine(37)-N1)-methyltransferase TrmD, giving the protein MKIDILTLFPEMFLGPLNHSILKKAQEKGVIKINYINIRDFTTDRHHTTDDKPFGGGAGMVMKAEPVIRAYESIPKTKAYTVMLSPQGRKFNQNLAWELSQKEHLILICGHYEGIDDRVRQLIVDEEISIGDYVLTGGEIAAIVIVDAVVRLVPGVLGDEASLVEESFTNRLLEYPQYTRPRNFQGLEVPEILLSGNHKKIDLWRKKESLLTTFFRRRDLLKKRGLTKEEKILLWQGFFELAMLIDEIPERSE; this is encoded by the coding sequence ATGAAAATAGATATTTTAACCCTTTTTCCTGAGATGTTTTTGGGACCATTAAACCATAGTATTTTAAAAAAAGCTCAGGAAAAAGGAGTAATTAAAATAAATTATATTAATATTAGAGATTTTACCACTGACCGGCATCATACGACTGATGATAAGCCTTTTGGTGGTGGTGCCGGTATGGTTATGAAAGCAGAACCAGTAATTCGAGCTTATGAATCAATACCTAAAACTAAAGCCTATACTGTAATGTTGTCACCCCAGGGACGGAAATTTAACCAAAACCTTGCATGGGAACTTTCCCAAAAAGAACATTTAATATTGATCTGCGGCCATTATGAAGGTATTGATGATAGGGTGCGGCAGCTCATTGTTGATGAGGAAATTTCCATCGGCGATTATGTTTTAACTGGGGGAGAAATTGCCGCTATTGTTATTGTTGATGCAGTTGTTCGTTTGGTTCCAGGAGTATTGGGAGATGAGGCATCTCTTGTTGAGGAAAGTTTTACTAACCGCCTTTTAGAGTATCCTCAATATACTCGCCCGAGAAATTTCCAAGGTTTAGAAGTACCAGAAATATTACTTTCGGGTAATCATAAAAAAATTGATTTATGGAGAAAAAAAGAGTCACTACTTACTACTTTTTTTCGTCGCCGGGATTTATTAAAAAAAAGAGGACTTACAAAAGAAGAAAAGATTCTTTTATGGCAGGGATTTTTTGAACTAGCCATGTTAATCGACGAAATTCCTGAAAGGAGCGAATAG
- the rplS gene encoding 50S ribosomal protein L19: MDLLKSLEEEQLRTDLPEFRPGDTVKVYFKVIEGNRERIQPYEGVVIRKRGSGLSATFTVRRVSYGVGVERTFPLHSPRIEKIEVTRRGKVRRARLYYLRKLTGKAARIAERR, translated from the coding sequence ATGGATTTGTTAAAATCTTTGGAAGAAGAACAGTTGAGAACAGACCTTCCTGAGTTTCGTCCCGGAGATACTGTAAAAGTGTACTTTAAAGTAATTGAGGGTAACCGGGAGAGAATCCAGCCCTATGAGGGAGTTGTAATTAGGAAAAGAGGTTCAGGTTTAAGTGCTACCTTTACTGTACGTCGGGTTTCCTATGGTGTTGGGGTAGAAAGAACTTTTCCATTACACTCCCCGCGGATTGAAAAAATCGAAGTTACCCGTCGTGGTAAAGTAAGAAGGGCTAGACTCTATTACTTAAGGAAATTGACCGGTAAAGCTGCGCGCATTGCCGAGCGTCGATAA
- a CDS encoding NADH-quinone oxidoreductase subunit A: protein MLSPKGAILIFFLTGVLLSIIILVLNYLLSPKSKSLIKREPYECGLETIGPTWVQFKGNYFMYALVFVMFDVETIFLYPWAMRFNVLGLFAFIEMVIFIGILVLGLWYAWKEGALEWK from the coding sequence GTGCTAAGCCCAAAAGGTGCAATTTTAATCTTTTTCCTCACGGGTGTTTTGCTTTCTATCATTATTTTAGTATTAAATTATTTGCTGTCACCCAAAAGCAAGTCCCTTATAAAGCGAGAGCCTTATGAATGCGGACTTGAAACTATCGGACCGACTTGGGTGCAGTTTAAAGGGAATTATTTTATGTATGCCTTAGTATTTGTAATGTTTGACGTTGAAACAATATTTTTATACCCGTGGGCGATGCGTTTTAATGTTTTGGGTTTGTTTGCATTTATTGAAATGGTGATATTTATTGGAATTTTAGTTTTAGGCTTATGGTATGCCTGGAAGGAAGGGGCGTTAGAATGGAAATAA
- the ffh gene encoding signal recognition particle protein, whose translation MFFENLSSKLQEVFKKLKSKGKLSEDDVNLAMREVRMALLEADVNFQVVKDFIARVKEKAIGQEVLESLTPGQQVIKIVHEELIALMGKSNAKLNEAGAPPTIIMLVGLQGAGKTTTAAKLANLLKKQGKKPLLVAADIYRPAAIKQLQILGEIIDVPVFTMGEKSPVDIAKAALNFAKTNLRNYVIIDTAGRLHINEELMEELRNIKEFINPHEILLVVDAMTGQDAVNVAKTFNEELGLTGVILTKLDGDTKGGAALSVKAVTGCPIKFIGMGEKIENLEPFHPERMASRILGMGDVLTLIEKAQAALDAEKAQKMQEKLKSRDFDLEDFLDSMQQIKKMGPLEQLLGMIPGMGKVKDLAGMVDEKELKHVEAIIYSMTPEERRRPEIIDGNRKKRIARGSGTSIQEVNRLLKQFEQMKKMMKQFGGMEKQLKKGKKIKFPFFT comes from the coding sequence ATGTTTTTTGAAAACCTATCCAGTAAATTACAAGAAGTATTTAAAAAGTTAAAGAGTAAAGGGAAGCTTTCGGAAGATGATGTCAATTTGGCGATGCGCGAAGTACGAATGGCTCTTTTGGAAGCGGATGTAAACTTCCAGGTGGTAAAAGATTTTATTGCTCGAGTAAAAGAAAAAGCAATTGGGCAGGAGGTTTTAGAAAGCTTAACCCCAGGGCAACAAGTAATAAAGATTGTCCATGAAGAATTAATTGCTTTAATGGGTAAGAGTAATGCCAAGCTCAATGAAGCTGGAGCTCCTCCAACCATTATCATGTTGGTTGGATTACAGGGGGCCGGGAAAACTACTACTGCTGCTAAGCTGGCCAATTTGTTAAAGAAACAGGGTAAAAAACCATTGCTGGTAGCGGCGGATATCTACCGACCCGCAGCAATAAAGCAATTACAGATTTTAGGAGAGATTATCGATGTACCGGTTTTTACAATGGGTGAAAAATCACCGGTAGATATTGCTAAAGCTGCTTTAAACTTTGCCAAAACCAATTTAAGAAATTATGTTATTATTGATACTGCTGGACGTTTGCATATAAACGAAGAGTTGATGGAGGAATTAAGAAATATAAAGGAGTTTATAAACCCGCACGAAATATTACTGGTAGTTGATGCAATGACCGGACAGGATGCTGTGAATGTTGCTAAAACTTTTAATGAAGAGCTGGGTTTAACCGGAGTTATTCTTACTAAGTTAGATGGGGATACCAAAGGTGGAGCGGCCTTATCGGTAAAAGCTGTTACTGGCTGCCCAATTAAATTTATCGGGATGGGGGAAAAAATCGAAAATTTAGAACCGTTCCACCCTGAGCGAATGGCTTCCCGAATCTTGGGAATGGGTGATGTTTTAACTTTAATTGAAAAAGCCCAAGCCGCGCTTGATGCCGAAAAGGCCCAAAAAATGCAGGAAAAGCTAAAAAGCCGGGATTTCGATTTAGAAGACTTTTTAGATTCCATGCAGCAAATAAAAAAAATGGGCCCTTTAGAACAGCTTTTAGGTATGATTCCGGGTATGGGAAAAGTTAAGGATTTAGCAGGAATGGTAGATGAAAAGGAATTAAAGCACGTGGAAGCAATTATCTATTCCATGACCCCGGAGGAGAGAAGAAGACCGGAAATTATTGATGGTAATCGCAAAAAACGAATTGCCAGGGGTAGTGGTACCAGTATTCAAGAAGTAAATAGGCTTTTAAAGCAATTTGAACAGATGAAAAAAATGATGAAACAGTTTGGTGGTATGGAAAAACAGTTAAAGAAAGGTAAGAAAATTAAATTTCCATTCTTTACCTAA
- a CDS encoding NuoI/complex I 23 kDa subunit family protein, protein MNGTGLLKGLAITFKELWKKPVTLQYPEQRETLPSRFHGSFTLHSEKCIACGLCQQACPNKVIKVGSVKDENNKRKLASYEMEMKYCLFCGLCVEACPTNAIVFNQEYELAKYKLEDVKLTLFKKEELTTGEGSENV, encoded by the coding sequence ATGAATGGAACTGGATTGTTAAAGGGGCTAGCAATTACTTTTAAGGAATTATGGAAGAAACCAGTAACTTTACAATATCCAGAACAAAGAGAAACTCTACCTTCAAGGTTTCATGGCTCGTTCACCCTCCACAGCGAGAAATGTATTGCTTGCGGGTTATGCCAGCAGGCTTGCCCAAATAAAGTAATAAAAGTAGGAAGCGTTAAAGACGAAAATAATAAGCGAAAACTTGCTTCCTATGAAATGGAAATGAAATACTGTCTTTTTTGTGGCCTTTGTGTTGAAGCTTGTCCCACTAATGCCATCGTTTTTAATCAGGAGTACGAATTAGCAAAGTATAAATTAGAAGATGTAAAGTTAACTCTTTTTAAAAAAGAAGAGTTAACAACTGGGGAGGGGAGCGAGAATGTTTAG
- a CDS encoding NADH-quinone oxidoreductase subunit B, which yields MEIKTIQSEEEKLIGKNIFLTTLDTVFNWARGNSLWPLTFGLACCAIEVMAAGGPKYDFSRFGYEVWRPSPRHADLMIVAGTITKKMQPLVLRLYEQMAEPKYVIAMGSCALSGGPFVDSYHVVPGANTFLPVDVYIPGCPPRPEALLYGWLELKRKIQNPRVVKK from the coding sequence ATGGAAATAAAAACTATCCAGAGTGAAGAAGAAAAGCTTATTGGAAAAAACATCTTTCTTACCACTTTAGATACAGTATTTAACTGGGCTCGGGGTAATTCGCTTTGGCCGTTGACCTTTGGCTTAGCCTGTTGCGCTATTGAGGTTATGGCGGCAGGGGGGCCCAAATATGATTTTTCGCGTTTTGGCTATGAGGTTTGGCGGCCTTCTCCCCGGCATGCGGACTTAATGATTGTTGCGGGAACTATAACAAAGAAGATGCAGCCTTTGGTCTTGCGTTTATACGAGCAAATGGCTGAACCAAAATATGTGATAGCGATGGGAAGCTGTGCCCTTTCGGGTGGACCCTTCGTTGATTCTTATCATGTTGTTCCCGGGGCAAATACCTTTTTACCGGTGGATGTTTATATTCCTGGCTGCCCTCCCCGGCCGGAGGCTTTGCTTTATGGATGGCTGGAACTTAAAAGAAAAATTCAGAATCCCCGGGTGGTGAAGAAGTAA
- the nuoH gene encoding NADH-quinone oxidoreductase subunit NuoH, which yields MGENLFVGIAKGLRTWLESQHLLPLVTDVILMLLAVVGVLAFLFLNALFLIYYDRKFGAWVQARLGPNRVGPRGIFQTVADTLKLFAKEIFVPSNVDRWPYLLAPVLIFTIPVMLFLVIPFGKGMVPYDLNLGILYIVAVTSLETITLWMAGWSSNSKYSLLGAMRSVAQMLSYEMPVILAMISVVMMVGSMKLSDIVAAQQKVWFIFLQPVGFLIYFIAVNAEIKRTPFDLVEGESEIISGPYTEYSGMNFALFFLAEYTNFMIAAMMVTTLFLGGWNAPFGWTFIPSWLWFFLKMYLVITLFMWTRWTFLRIRIDQMLNFAWKFLLPLSLVNIFITGFGLYLYRMIRW from the coding sequence ATGGGTGAAAATTTATTTGTGGGAATTGCAAAAGGTTTAAGAACCTGGCTTGAAAGTCAGCATTTATTGCCACTGGTAACCGATGTAATCTTAATGTTGTTGGCGGTTGTTGGAGTTTTGGCATTTTTATTTCTAAATGCCCTCTTTTTAATTTATTATGACCGAAAATTTGGAGCTTGGGTGCAAGCGCGTTTAGGGCCTAATCGTGTGGGCCCGCGGGGTATATTTCAAACAGTGGCGGATACCTTGAAACTTTTTGCTAAAGAAATTTTTGTACCCAGCAACGTTGACCGCTGGCCTTATCTGCTGGCACCAGTTTTAATATTTACCATTCCCGTTATGCTATTTTTAGTAATTCCTTTTGGTAAAGGGATGGTTCCTTACGATTTAAATCTAGGTATTTTGTACATTGTAGCAGTTACTTCTCTGGAAACTATTACTTTATGGATGGCCGGTTGGTCGTCAAATAGTAAATACTCTCTTTTAGGGGCAATGCGCTCCGTTGCTCAGATGTTGAGCTATGAAATGCCAGTTATCTTGGCAATGATTAGTGTAGTTATGATGGTTGGGTCTATGAAGTTATCAGATATCGTTGCCGCTCAACAAAAAGTTTGGTTTATCTTTTTACAGCCTGTTGGTTTCTTAATTTATTTTATTGCGGTAAATGCGGAAATCAAAAGAACTCCCTTTGACCTGGTAGAAGGGGAATCAGAAATTATATCCGGGCCTTATACTGAATACAGCGGAATGAACTTTGCTCTCTTCTTTTTGGCTGAGTACACCAATTTTATGATCGCGGCAATGATGGTTACCACACTCTTTTTAGGTGGCTGGAATGCACCTTTTGGGTGGACATTTATTCCGTCGTGGCTCTGGTTTTTCCTCAAAATGTATCTGGTGATTACATTATTCATGTGGACCCGTTGGACTTTCTTGCGAATCCGGATAGACCAAATGTTGAATTTTGCCTGGAAGTTCCTTTTACCATTATCTTTAGTAAATATTTTTATTACAGGCTTTGGACTGTATCTTTACCGGATGATTAGGTGGTGA
- the ylqF gene encoding ribosome biogenesis GTPase YlqF, whose protein sequence is MINWYPGHMFKTKKALIEQIKLIDVVLEIRDARIPISSQNPDIDEICQNKPRIILFNKKDLADIEKTEKIIKKISWPQEVYYSLVDTWEFQGLREVWRIIDYVHGQIKDKWQKKGLRPRPLRGIVVGIPNVGKSTIINRLLKKSVKTGAKPGVTRGVQWIKLSDKLELMDTPGVLWPRLGDQEVGLKLGATGSISDEVLPVVEVATWLLKILLEEGKPEFFARFSLNGNENIPEVFAKIGQKRGLFKKVKEPDYDKIALVILKEFRQGLLGKYTLDNM, encoded by the coding sequence ATGATAAACTGGTATCCTGGCCATATGTTTAAAACCAAAAAAGCTCTAATAGAGCAGATTAAGCTTATCGATGTGGTTTTGGAAATTCGAGATGCCAGAATCCCGATCTCTAGCCAAAATCCGGACATAGATGAAATATGTCAAAATAAACCGAGAATTATCTTGTTTAATAAAAAAGATTTAGCGGATATAGAAAAGACAGAAAAGATAATCAAGAAAATAAGCTGGCCGCAGGAGGTGTATTATTCACTGGTTGATACTTGGGAATTTCAGGGGTTAAGAGAGGTCTGGCGCATCATTGATTATGTGCATGGGCAGATAAAAGATAAATGGCAAAAAAAAGGTTTAAGGCCGCGACCATTAAGAGGAATAGTAGTTGGAATTCCTAATGTCGGGAAATCAACTATAATTAATCGCCTCTTAAAAAAGTCAGTGAAAACCGGAGCAAAGCCAGGGGTTACTCGGGGGGTGCAGTGGATAAAGCTATCAGATAAATTGGAGCTTATGGATACACCAGGTGTACTTTGGCCGCGCCTGGGCGATCAGGAAGTTGGACTAAAGTTAGGGGCTACTGGGTCTATAAGCGATGAGGTTTTACCGGTGGTTGAAGTTGCTACTTGGTTATTAAAAATTTTGCTGGAGGAGGGAAAACCCGAGTTTTTTGCTCGTTTTAGCTTAAATGGAAACGAAAATATTCCGGAGGTTTTTGCCAAGATAGGTCAAAAAAGAGGTTTATTTAAAAAAGTTAAAGAACCTGATTATGACAAAATAGCGCTCGTCATTTTAAAAGAATTCCGTCAAGGTCTTCTGGGAAAATATACTTTGGACAATATGTGA
- a CDS encoding NADH-quinone oxidoreductase subunit J family protein produces the protein MFSGELISFAVIAFLLIFSALGVVFMRNIVHSVLFLAATFVLMAVTYLMLDAGFLAGVQLVVYAGAVSIMVVFAVMLTKRSDLHETNLFNRQTVPGAILSLLIFLGLSWVLVKTPWNLADHPQVDPMAINKIADLMFGKFVIPFEVAAILLLVALIGAIILALEVKPQK, from the coding sequence ATGTTTAGTGGTGAGTTAATAAGCTTTGCGGTAATAGCTTTTTTACTGATTTTTTCGGCCCTTGGGGTTGTGTTTATGAGAAATATTGTTCACAGTGTTTTGTTTTTAGCAGCGACCTTTGTGTTAATGGCCGTAACCTACCTTATGCTTGATGCCGGTTTTCTGGCAGGGGTACAGCTGGTGGTTTATGCTGGTGCAGTCTCAATTATGGTTGTTTTTGCGGTTATGTTAACTAAGAGAAGTGATTTGCATGAAACTAATCTTTTTAACCGTCAAACCGTCCCCGGAGCAATATTAAGCCTTTTAATTTTTCTAGGATTGTCCTGGGTGTTAGTTAAAACTCCATGGAACTTAGCCGATCATCCCCAGGTGGATCCAATGGCTATTAATAAAATTGCTGATTTGATGTTTGGAAAATTTGTTATTCCTTTTGAGGTTGCGGCGATTTTACTATTAGTGGCCTTAATTGGTGCCATTATCTTGGCTC
- the rimM gene encoding ribosome maturation factor RimM (Essential for efficient processing of 16S rRNA): MENLIAIGYILGTFGTEGWVKVEPLTNFPQRFNETKRVFFEKEDEIFPLYLEKVQFHTDRIMLKFQGINELKEAAKLTSGYLKIPRSEILALKENEFYIFQLKGLTVFDTENRKIGIVRTVLNNPANDLLVITTAKNKEVLIPFLKVFIKEVNLPEGFIKVYLLPGMLEE; encoded by the coding sequence GTGGAAAACTTAATTGCTATAGGGTATATATTGGGGACATTTGGTACTGAGGGTTGGGTAAAAGTTGAGCCTTTAACTAATTTCCCCCAAAGGTTTAATGAAACTAAAAGGGTTTTTTTTGAAAAAGAAGATGAAATTTTTCCTTTATATTTGGAAAAGGTTCAATTCCACACCGACAGGATAATGTTAAAGTTTCAAGGAATAAATGAGCTAAAAGAAGCAGCGAAATTAACCAGTGGATATTTAAAAATTCCAAGGTCCGAAATTTTAGCTCTTAAGGAAAATGAATTTTATATTTTTCAATTAAAAGGTCTTACAGTTTTTGATACAGAAAACCGGAAAATAGGTATAGTACGCACTGTTCTTAATAATCCAGCTAACGATTTGCTAGTAATCACTACTGCTAAAAATAAAGAGGTACTAATTCCGTTTTTAAAAGTTTTTATTAAAGAGGTAAATTTACCCGAAGGTTTCATTAAGGTATATCTTTTGCCCGGTATGCTGGAGGAATAA
- a CDS encoding KH domain-containing protein: MKELVEVLAKSLVDKPDEVAVTVAEGEKAILIELKVAPEDVGKVIGKQGRIAKALRTLVKAAATKEKKKVILEIM; encoded by the coding sequence ATGAAAGAATTAGTAGAAGTTTTGGCTAAATCTTTGGTGGATAAACCGGATGAAGTGGCAGTAACTGTAGCCGAAGGGGAAAAAGCTATCTTAATTGAACTTAAAGTAGCGCCGGAAGATGTGGGAAAGGTGATTGGAAAGCAAGGAAGAATTGCCAAGGCACTGCGTACCTTGGTAAAAGCGGCAGCTACTAAAGAAAAAAAGAAAGTGATTTTGGAGATAATGTAA
- a CDS encoding RNA methyltransferase produces MGNVYLALVHYPVYNKHLEVVTTSVTNLDIHDIARSSRTYGIKNYYIVHPSPTMKQLIKKVLNFWQEGYGASYNPDRKEAFKIVKLVSSLEEVIFDIEKLEGKKPLTISTDARIYSNTVSYNFLRNKIKEDSNPYLLLFGTGWGLTREVMESTSFILEPIYGPSDYNHLSVRSAVAIILDRLLGENWFSK; encoded by the coding sequence TTGGGCAATGTTTATTTAGCCCTGGTTCATTATCCCGTTTATAACAAACATCTGGAAGTGGTAACAACTTCGGTAACTAACTTAGATATTCACGATATTGCCCGGTCGTCTCGAACTTATGGAATAAAAAATTATTATATAGTTCACCCGTCGCCAACCATGAAGCAGTTAATAAAGAAAGTTTTAAACTTCTGGCAAGAAGGGTATGGGGCAAGCTATAATCCAGACCGCAAAGAAGCATTTAAAATTGTAAAATTGGTTTCTTCCCTTGAGGAGGTAATTTTTGATATAGAAAAACTTGAAGGTAAAAAGCCTTTGACAATTAGCACCGATGCAAGAATTTATTCTAACACTGTTAGTTATAATTTTTTAAGAAATAAGATAAAAGAGGATTCTAATCCTTATCTTTTGCTCTTTGGTACCGGATGGGGGTTAACCCGGGAAGTCATGGAGAGCACAAGCTTTATTTTGGAACCTATTTATGGACCTTCTGATTATAATCACTTAAGCGTTCGCAGTGCTGTAGCAATAATCTTAGATAGACTTTTAGGAGAAAATTGGTTTAGCAAATGA
- a CDS encoding NADH-quinone oxidoreductase subunit C: MNINEVFNRLQGKYNVELNNEAIIVHVEELLKVLEEIKNMGFELLNNLTAVDYPPERFEVVYHLESFLNNYDIITVKTSIDRNNPRIPSAFSLWPSADWQEREVYDLMGIIFENHPNLTRVFLGEDFEGFPLRKDFKVQSNR; the protein is encoded by the coding sequence ATGAATATCAATGAGGTGTTTAACCGTTTACAGGGAAAATATAATGTAGAACTTAATAACGAGGCAATTATTGTCCACGTAGAAGAACTGTTAAAAGTCTTAGAAGAGATAAAAAACATGGGGTTTGAACTCTTAAATAATCTAACTGCGGTAGATTATCCTCCGGAGAGATTTGAAGTAGTTTACCATCTTGAGTCATTTTTAAACAATTATGACATCATTACTGTGAAAACAAGCATTGATAGAAACAATCCCAGAATACCTTCAGCTTTTTCCCTTTGGCCATCGGCCGACTGGCAGGAGCGGGAGGTATATGATTTAATGGGAATTATTTTTGAAAATCATCCCAATTTAACCCGCGTCTTTTTAGGCGAAGATTTTGAAGGTTTTCCTTTAAGGAAGGATTTTAAGGTTCAATCCAACAGGTAG
- the ylxM gene encoding YlxM family DNA-binding protein: MIDEYARNGSLLELYGKLLTDKQREIMELYYLENWSLAEIAEYFRISRQGVYDILQRAVRQLNFYEGKLGLLKKEEQRQQTLNTIIQDIRKTFNSKEYLKLQPFLEQIKNLFE, encoded by the coding sequence ATGATTGACGAATATGCAAGGAACGGCAGTTTACTTGAGTTATACGGCAAGTTACTCACCGATAAACAAAGAGAGATAATGGAACTTTACTATTTAGAAAATTGGTCGTTAGCTGAAATTGCCGAGTATTTCAGAATTAGCCGACAGGGAGTTTATGATATTTTACAGCGAGCGGTTCGCCAGTTAAATTTTTATGAAGGGAAACTTGGACTATTAAAAAAAGAGGAACAGCGCCAACAAACATTAAATACAATTATTCAGGATATCAGGAAAACTTTTAACTCGAAGGAATACTTAAAATTACAACCTTTTCTTGAACAAATAAAAAATCTTTTTGAGTAA